The Anopheles moucheti chromosome 3, idAnoMoucSN_F20_07, whole genome shotgun sequence genome contains the following window.
GATGACCAGTAAGATGATTAGATGATGACTCGAGCGGGTGCGTGCGTACGgtggcacacgcaccccacgCAAAACCGATTAGTAGTCgcattagtttttgttttagcgCTGTTAATAGTAATGCAGTTGTTGATTACCCTATCCGCGGGATGGGGGTGGCCGGGAAAGACCCAGCATTTTTAAGGGTCGTGTTCTGCTGCCTCGTTCTCTCGCTCTCATgataaaatgaaagaaatcaaaaattaaaaacaacaacaaaacggtgCCTGTCACTACTACCATTCAGTGTGTTCCACCATACGTATTGAGGACATACACTAGCTACTAATCCCCTCCcagctttgtgtgtgtgtatgcctGCAGCAATCCTGGCGCTGATTTCGCTACTcgccaagaaaaaaaaaatacgatacACAACATTATTCGCTACTCGAAACGTGAAGTAATTTGAAAACCTTCCGGAAAGATCTTCTATGCTGATTTGATTAcctcttcttccttttttctctctctctctctctcgcataCGCTTCTCGCTTTGACACTGTCAAATCACGGATGACTAACTGGCTATGTCGGAGGATGTGTTGAGGATGTGAATTGTGATGGTGGGCGGGGAGAGGAAAGACACGCCCTCCCCCCTCCACTGCACCTGTTTCCGGTACAAATGAAAAGCCCTTTTTCCCATGGCTACTAGCTCGATTAAGACGATAAACGGcgcaatgtgtgtgtgggcctGCTAATTTTCGAATGCCTAACGCGCGTTGATGGATGAATGGAGTCGGTCCGGTCCGGGGAGTTGGCGCTGGAAGATGGCGGttgggcggttttttttttttgagagtGTGCATCAGCTGGCCATTTGGTAAGCGCGGGATTCGAAGGTTTTAAAACGCTGCTATTTTATCCGAGTCCGGTCCGACCAAACGGGAGGGCGGGCTGGCCTCCGGTTGGTTGCGCCATTACAGAGGCCGGGTAAAGTTGGCTGGGAACATGCCCTTCTCGGTTGAGCCATCCTTCGTACCCATCAGCCATCCTTCCTCCTGTAGCAAAAAACCAAGGGAAGAAAACCCATTACTCGATGCTGTACGATGGAGCGGGGTGTGCGTAAGCTGCTTTTTCTCCTCCGTACCTGATCTTCCGGATCTTCGTACTCGACCACATTGATAACGTCGCCAACCTCGAAGCTCAACTCGTCGACATCTTCCCGCACATACTTGTACGTAGCTTTCACGCGATACAAAACGCCCGGTGGTAATTCCGTTGTCGTTGCACCTGCGTAAATTGTAAGCATACAAACATAGAGCATTAGAGGTGGCGTAAAATGGGTGGCTTGCAGTATGAAGAAATaaggaatagaaaaaaaacgacgacTAACGTTATCAGTTTACGCTGGTAAAGTAGAAATGGATAGCCTGCAACTGAGCAATGCTTGACGATGAGCAGTCGAATACGTGAGAGAATGGAATTATTGATAGATTtaacatttgaaatattagaagaaagggatttttttgttttaaataattagtGATAATAAAAGAATACAAATCTTTATCTAAAAAAAAGCATGATGAGTGAATGTTCGATCAgagcgttcgttcgttcggggAATGTTCTTTAAACGAGGTGGCTCATCGACCCGACCCGACCAACGACGTATCTCTACTACGTCTACATCTACTAGATGTACAGATAATCGATCCCGACTCGAATCCACTGCACCATCATGTTACAGAGTGCGATCGATGTACAAAGTGTTCAATAGGTTCGAATACACATTTTCAATATCAAGTAGGATCTTTCATTATCAAGTAAGATCAAGTAGGAGTATAACAGGTAGGAGTACGGTAGCGTTATCATACGTCAGGTAATGACAATTGAGTTCCTTTTGTGTTCGGAGGAGACACAGTCATTGTTTTTGCACCATGTTCTCATTTTGTTCTGGCATTATGGTATGATACGAATATGCCTAGCATCCCAAATTCCCGATCGTCTATGATGGTTTCGAGGGGACATTGTCCAAACCGCGAACACCTCCCTGTTCATGAAATGTATGAAAACGAACGCCAAATTCAACGCGGTGTAATATAAcaagtggtagtttttggtACAGGTattaggcgcctccattctcCGAAACGGTGTTGGTCCAAATCAGGTTCTTGAACGATTTAATCAACTTTGTGAACACAATTTCGAGGACTCTCAGCAGCTCCCCGGATATGAATCCCATCGACGTCTGTATCTGGTTCTATATAATGTCGATTCTCAATGAGTAGAGTGACATCGATTCGGACTAGTTCTCGGAATTCTCAAATctcgggaaaaaaaatcccatgtAAGTCGTGCGTGTCGGACTGTGTTGGCTGAGTCTAATTTAAACACTCCTcggattaaaaaacaaaatgtaaaattcTCTGCGCAGTACTATCTATAACACTGAGTTTTTTCAGAAGGTCCGCTCTTCATCTCTTCATTGACTTCATTGACCGCATACGACAGCATGGCCAGGGTAAAACTTTACAACGCAATTGCTGCTTTGTAAACCCCGGTCAAACTTACCAGACAAAGCGATGGACTACCTTGACTACTTTTTAACCTAGAGCGCTAGAGAGTCCATTCGCGACTGCGAGCTGGAAACTTCGGGGGCCATCTTCTATACGCCATTCCAGATCTTAGCATACGCTGATGACATAAACATCATTGGTTTACGGTCCTCCTATGCAGCGGATGCATACCAATGGATTGAGTAGATGACAGAAAACCTCAAATTGGAGATACATGAGGCAAAgaccaaattgatggtggcATTACCAGTGGCCCTGCTAACACATCCTAACTTACGCAGGGGTGACGGTACAAATAGGCGAGTGCGCACTTTCGAAGTTGTTCAAAGTGTAACCTCTCTTGGGTTAAAGGTCAGCACCGACCTCGATGTTGAAGTACGCGCCAGGTTGCTGGAACTTCTCCACTCAAAACACCCATCGCGACgaatagttccagtactcacatacacctctgagacatggactttgtccaaaactgacgagtcaatctcttagccgcgttcgagaggaagatgctcagatgGATTTTTGGTTCCGTAtatgtggaaggacaatgcaGGTGTCGCTACAGTGGCGAACTCTACGAACTGTACGACGAACTTACTATCGCACAGCGGAttgtagcggttaaactccagcaacaaaacatagcatataaacgtaaacgtaacataactgtcagtcaagctaaaacttgacagttcagtgacagacGGAAATAAATCAGAGTGGAcacacagcgacatcaacgacaggcaaaatcacgtttcttttatttaatgcgcaagaaatcagagagtatcgcattagGATCAAACTTGCTCCGGCTCCGGTGGGccggtcacgtcatgagaatgacaccggacgacccagcccgttaagtccttttaggtcgtccacatggacagacgAGGCGTCGAAGGCCCAAATTGCGATAAAGTGACGGCTATGTTTAGAGGACTCTTGCAGCAGGTCAAGCCCGCGAAGCGGTTTTAGTAccggataagtaagtaagtgtCGCTTCCAGTCTCTCTGTCAAAGACTATGTGTGGCCAGCAGAAAGGTGGCAATCGGTCCATATGGCAGTGCGATACAAACTTGATATCGGACTATTTGTACTGACCTCCTGAATATAACCCTGTCACTTCTCAGCTCTCTTTGCTGGTTAGTTTGGTACTGATATGATTCAACGAATTGTCAACGAATTCTAGATTAACACTTTAGGATCACTTTAGGATGATAATTTTCTAAATCTGAAACGAAATGCCTATGCAATTCACACCACTAACATGGCTTCCAATAACAGAATCCCAAACAAATATGTTATCCAGATGCTTTACAACTGACTTCAAAGCTGTATTCGAACTTGTGCATAATCGCTCCGAACGTTCCCGGCACGCGAATGACTTGAAACGTATCCAAATCCCTAACTTGTTTTATCGAGGAACAATTATAAGCGAATGCTACAAACATGCTTCTATCACAATTAAATTCGATTTCGAACCAAAATGATAACCAATCGTTTAATGATATGATGATTCGGGTGATGAAGGAAGGATTGTTGggaggaaataaattaaaaagttaACAATTAAAACACATCAACATAAGTATTAATTTGGCGTAGAATTGCAAACAACCAGTACTTGCGTGTGCTGTAGCGATGAAGAAGTAAACTAAGTGAGAAGTAACACACTCTCGGTACTCTAAAAGGTAAGCGCATAAGCAAATTTAAGATAGAAACACTCGTCCAAAAACTAATTAATCACGCTGGCAGTAAAGAAAGTAAAGAACTAATAACGCAATAACgcacaaactcacacacacatacacaggaagtgcaaaacaaaaggatcAACAAAAGGCCACACCAAAACTGCGAGcgaaaaaccgaaccgaatgtTTCCACCTTCAGTCACTTACCGACCGGAACGTCGTAAAGCAGTCCCGACAGAGCGTTATTGTTAGTAACACCGGCACGCATTAGGTGCGGCTGTTGATATTGTTGTGCGATCAATAGGGGCGATGATCGTGTGTTAGCGTTACCGGTATTGTTATTAAGATTGTTGAGCGTTACATTCGTGGCGTGATAGTGATAGGAGGGAAAGGACGGGTgctgtgggtgggtgggtagATTGGGATAGGGCaggctggtgctgctgctgccgttgccacCGATGCGATCACCATCCGCTGCTGGGAGTGGCGTCGTGGAAGACTTCGgtgccaccatcatcatcctcatcatcatcggtggTGTTGTGGTGGAGGTTGGTAGGCAGGCCGGTGGCGTCTGCGTGACCTTGTCCACGCGGACCGGGAATCCGGCAGCTTGTAGTGGCAAAATGGTAGAACGGTGGTAGACGTGACGATCGGTTATGGTTACGGTGGATGATGGAACACCACACGGTGAAGGGACGGTTAGTGTTGCGGCCGAGGCCAACTGTTCGGGACAGTTCCGGTGCTGCTGATACACCGGCGGTAGGTTCTGATGGGATCGAAGATGATGGGAATGATGGTGTGAGTGGTGCGGATGATGAAACGGCGAGGAAACCGTACCGAGTACCGCGGCTAACGTCCGTCCCCACAATGAGCATGATGTGTAACGGGTTAGTAACAGTTTAGGATCGTAAAAGGGACCGTAAGAAAAGCTAGTGTCtctgtgtgggtgtgtattGGAGTGATCTGTGTTGATGGCTTATTTACATTAGTATTACTTGTTTGTGAAACAGCTGCGCCGGTAGTAGTGGGCGTTGGATGATCGTCCGCATCAGCATTAGCactagcagcaacagcatcagcagcagtagcagcagcggcGGTTACATCCGTTTTCGGTGCCACCGTTACATTGGTGGGTGGTTTACGTTCCGGCACCCCATTTTCCGGCACCATCCGAGCGTTACTGCTGATGGTGTTGATGCCACCGTTGGCGGTCGTGCTGTTGTGCGTTTGTTGGTCGGTTTGTTGTGGTGGTGTTGGAAGCTGATTAGTGGATGACTGCGGATGAGGATGAAGCGTACCGTTTGTGGTGGTGGCCGGTGTGCTTTCCGTCACCGCCTCCGGCAGCTGCTGGTGGCCATTTTCCTTCGGTGCCGATGTGCCCGCATTATTGCCGTTCAGCTCCGGTTCGTGCTTTGCGCTACCGCCACCGGCAGCCGTACCGTTCGGCGTTGGTGTTTTGGCCGCGGCGGCAGCTGCCTTTACCACCTCCGTGTTCTGATAGGACGGTTCATCGTCTTCCTGCTGTTCCTGCTGATGGGGCGATGGCGTTCTCGGCGACGGGAGCACATTTTGCGCGGAGGTATCTGTTGGTATTTGCGGGGGGTTTTAGTAGTAAAACGCAGTGGTTCCGTTTCACCATCGGCGATCATTCCATCGGTGTGGCGGGCGGGCATATATGCGGACGGTATGGGGTAGTAGGTATATGAAGTAGtatacgcacacatacacacgcacacaaacgtacaaacgcacgcacgcatACACAGAAATGGTATGATCGAATTGTGCGAATGGTGACCccaaaaatggaaatggttGTGGTTGTGGAGACACCAACGGCGAGAGCACGCCCGTGAGGCAAAGGGGGACAGGATATAGAAAGAAAACacggaagagaaaaaagaagaagaaaaaaaacaaattgtcaCACACGCATGCTTTTTAGCTATATGTTCAGATAAAAGCTCGACTATTgtttaagaaaacaacaacaacaaccaatttTTACAATCTTTTGTACCAAATTCCACACTGTCTATCGTTCGGTTTGGGATGCTTCAATCCATTCAGCGCTGTGCTGGTTAAGAAAATGTATTTACaacttttgcttttaattttgaaaacacAACACCAAAATGATGGGAGCGGGTTCCAAAAACCCCATATcataacaattttaaaaacagatttaaaagacaaaattaaagaaaagaaaaatgtgtgtgtatgcagtTTCGAAGGTGCAAGAAGAAGTAatgaaagtttaaaataaaaaacataaaattacaaacaaaacacactcacaaaacACGGATGTTGACGTAATGTACATAGAAACGTACAAAAACATACAATGGAAATAATGAACAGTTTCATATTGTAaacttagaaaaaaaaacatataagaaaaaaaacccaaaaccgcaatattaccaaaaaaacaatgccCACGAAATGGCATACAACAAGagcagtacaaaaaaaagcgaaaatcaAAAACGTGTGTGCACAACGCTTATCAATGACTAAACAAACTAGCAACAATAGCAAACCGGAAGGTAGGGACAGAggaaaaatgagaaatgaACAGTGAATGATACAAATTTTGTCAAACAACTAACCACGAACCATTAACCAAGAGCGAAAAAgcgaacattaaaacaaagagCAATGAGTGAGTTTAGTATTCGGGccatttgtttgattgtttgatttgttattAGTCGTCCAGAATTGATTGCGATGGTGCTGCATGGATTCATTTTATGAGCAATGGATGATACCGTAAACGGAAAAGCTAATCATGTGTCCCTGCACTGACAAACGGACGCTGAATCGAACGTAATGGATAGAAGCACGGAATGGCAGTGAAACTATCAGGAAGCGATGAATTGTTGTTCTTCTTCGTAAATAATCGAGTGGAAATGGACACGTAACAGTAATACCAAAAACAACTCTACTCACGTCCGTTAGCATTGGCCGAACCGTTAGTGACATTGTTCACAATCGATAAATTCGCTTTCACTGGTGACTGCTGAGGGCTAGAGGGATTTGAGTTAGCTAAAACACAGACGGAGGAAAAACGAAAGTAAAAACATTTATAATCAGAACGTTTGCACCACAGGGTGGCAGTTACTTGGTACGATTGGGATAGTTAAGGAGGCAGTACACTCTGCATGTATGAAAATATAATTCCTTAAAATAATTCTTTGGCGTGACTACTGCATGATCAACTTTACCCATAGCTCATGAGACACTCCGCTCCAAAGAGCAATTCAATGTCGCAGTGCTCCGAACACGGACACAACGGGAATACCTCGATACTAAATCgattacaggcagtccccgagatacgcggtttttggaaatttgacagctgagctggtttatagcacaaaatttaagcaaaatgatgaaaaattggtcgaaaataccttttatgtcacataaaacatttgattttaacttattttaatgtaatctttctaaaaatcgcctgatccTTAAATGcagaagtcgactctgtgactttgaggtatacaCGAAATTGCACCATGATTCGACTGACGCGGAAATTTTGATTTTGGACATTTTGATTTTGAACCCTTTGTCCGATTTTTTACACTGTGCGGTTCAACTCTTTAAATTTTTGAGTTCTACAAAATATTTTCTGTCGCTATACCAAGCTTTTTCATTCCTAGATCATCCTAGATAATTTTCTATATCCTTAAAAATGGCTCTTCAGTGCAAACTTTAGTACATAAACAAGAGATTTAGacataaaaaacaacatttaatttgttgCAGTTCCAACGGTGTGCGAGACCTGTACGATGTTGCACTTCATAACAGGTTGCGATCAGAGGTGCCTCGTTGTTCATGGTGTAGTGGCCGAAATAATTATCCAATGTAGTCAAACCACATACATTTTGAAGCCGAAAGATGGACCAATAAACATATTCcccttttatattattattattccctTTTAATATAAGGGAAGGATTAACTTCTATAAAGTTAGCTGAAGAAATCCTGACTTTGACCTATATCTGCTCGCCATAGTGTACTACCGCCTTAACATACTAATATTAATTAAGTTTAAACGTCGAACGAAgatgtacaaaaaaataaaactaccaCAATGGGCAATTGTTTTAACCGTGCCGCATCTATCACCTACCATTGATCTTCTTCAGCGTGTAAGAACCGCGCTGGGATTCGGTGGCCAGTTTGTCGACGATCGCCTCCAAATCGGCGTACACCTTTGACGTTTCGCTGTGGAACTGCTGTTCGCAGGCGAACAACGTCTGCAAGTTCGTCACCAGGAACAGTATTCTAGAGTCGTACAGGGCCGGCAGTTCATCGTGCAGCTCGGAATTCAACACCTCGTATGTGCTCTTTGCATCCTCCAGCTGTTCGCGGCCTCGTGTAACCTAAAAAGCGAATTCAAAGATGATCGTTATGAATCCGCGGGCCTGTCGGGACAGCTCACGGTACCTTCAAATCATCCTTGCGCTTGGCGGCATTCGCTTGCAGGCTCTGGAAAGAATGCCTCTGGCTATCGTAGTCTACCAGCTTACGGCCACGCTTGTCGATCTTTTTCTGAACagtgaaacaacaaaaaaacaccattaatTTCGTATTACGGGATACGGGATTGGTGCAGCAGACAATGTGTACCTTCATTTCCGGAAACTGTAACGCGTAGGTGTCCAGCTGCTTCAGCACCTGATCGGCCAGCTTGTACGAAAACTGCTGGTACTGTGTATCGATGGTTTTGGTCTGACCGTACAGCACTTCCGAACCGGTCCACTGGCTTTCGTATACTTCGGTTATGGCATCCATTAGGCTTTTCGAGGCATTTTGTACGGCTGGAACGGAAatgaacggaacggaaacgaaaatcaagcaaacgagcgatacaaaattaaaaaaacaacgaagGAATACAACATACCACGAACGCATCTGATGTAGTTGCTGAACTCTTTCTGCAGCCTAGTGGCACAGGTGTGCTGTCGGTTAAAGTTTGTCAAATGCTCGTCGAAAATTTCATCTGCCGTCCGATCGACTTTGCCGAGATTTTGTAGAAGCTGTTGTTGGGAAGAAAGAGAATCGAATCGTTTTTCGTTAGTAAATTAATGCTTTCTGCAACAATAATACGAGTGAAGAATTAATGAGTTTTTATCATCGCACCTTTATGGGTCCGGCCAAAATTCTGTCAGCATGTAGACCCATTAAAAGAATTACAACATGAATCATGTCACCGGCAATGGGTACTCTACcggtttttttgcaaacggaGCGCGGTATGCTTTGgctaaaaatattacaacccagcgcagcagcagcataaggCCAACCAACCGCTCGCGgaaacacaaaccaaaaatCCTGACTGAAAAACACGATTTTCGTCACTAAAAGCCGGTGCTCgtaagtgaacaaaaaaaaactaaaaaaccCATCGGGGTGCGGGTACGGTCAACTAGCGGCTCATAC
Protein-coding sequences here:
- the LOC128303146 gene encoding amphiphysin isoform X2; the encoded protein is MAENKGMLLAKSVQKHAGRAKEKLLQNLGKVDRTADEIFDEHLTNFNRQHTCATRLQKEFSNYIRCVRAVQNASKSLMDAITEVYESQWTGSEVLYGQTKTIDTQYQQFSYKLADQVLKQLDTYALQFPEMKKKIDKRGRKLVDYDSQRHSFQSLQANAAKRKDDLKVTRGREQLEDAKSTYEVLNSELHDELPALYDSRILFLVTNLQTLFACEQQFHSETSKVYADLEAIVDKLATESQRGSYTLKKINANSNPSSPQQSPVKANLSIVNNVTNGSANANGHTSAQNVLPSPRTPSPHQQEQQEDDEPSYQNTEVVKAAAAAAKTPTPNGTAAGGGSAKHEPELNGNNAGTSAPKENGHQQLPEAVTESTPATTTNGATTTELPPGVLYRVKATYKYVREDVDELSFEVGDVINVVEYEDPEDQEEGWLMGTKDGSTEKGMFPANFTRPL
- the LOC128303146 gene encoding amphiphysin isoform X1; translated protein: MAENKGMLLAKSVQKHAGRAKEKLLQNLGKVDRTADEIFDEHLTNFNRQHTCATRLQKEFSNYIRCVRAVQNASKSLMDAITEVYESQWTGSEVLYGQTKTIDTQYQQFSYKLADQVLKQLDTYALQFPEMKKKIDKRGRKLVDYDSQRHSFQSLQANAAKRKDDLKVTRGREQLEDAKSTYEVLNSELHDELPALYDSRILFLVTNLQTLFACEQQFHSETSKVYADLEAIVDKLATESQRGSYTLKKINANSNPSSPQQSPVKANLSIVNNVTNGSANANGHTSAQNVLPSPRTPSPHQQEQQEDDEPSYQNTEVVKAAAAAAKTPTPNGTAAGGGSAKHEPELNGNNAGTSAPKENGHQQLPEAVTESTPATTTNGTLHPHPQSSTNQLPTPPQQTDQQTHNSTTANGGINTISSNARMVPENGVPERKPPTNVTVAPKTDVTAAAATAADAVAASANADADDHPTPTTTGAAVSQTSATTTELPPGVLYRVKATYKYVREDVDELSFEVGDVINVVEYEDPEDQEEGWLMGTKDGSTEKGMFPANFTRPL